The Sediminispirochaeta smaragdinae DSM 11293 genome has a segment encoding these proteins:
- a CDS encoding VWA domain-containing protein: protein MVQNPGSAFLFLLFLPLFWSIGRSLVVGKRLFRSFRDGASPRSLYDVFLIKWFFSSFFLILFLLFTILALMGFTGTGIDSEQFPEKKDVVFAVDLSRSMLASDVVPSRLERTKVLIRTVLDNSSGNRYGLVVFTDLGLVMVPVTEDVQSLVSAVDALSPDLLSSAGTNIAAGISAAGQAFPEGERRQRLIVVFSDGEEHSGDPKEITASLRRDHHITTSVIALGSADGAAVPAADGGVMQDEEGNPVRSKVNTILLQSVAAAGEGSFLDGGDADALKQLRKLLGYKPDSGVRLTRDTLYRPFLALALLFLLLHVLVRMVPWRKK, encoded by the coding sequence ATGGTGCAGAACCCAGGGAGTGCCTTTCTGTTCCTGCTTTTTCTTCCTCTTTTCTGGAGCATCGGTCGTAGCCTTGTTGTCGGAAAGAGGCTCTTTCGTTCCTTCCGCGACGGTGCATCTCCCCGTTCTTTATACGATGTGTTTCTTATTAAGTGGTTTTTTTCTTCGTTTTTTTTAATTCTTTTCCTTTTGTTTACCATTCTTGCTCTCATGGGCTTTACCGGCACGGGAATCGATTCGGAACAGTTTCCTGAAAAGAAAGATGTGGTTTTTGCCGTTGATCTTTCTCGAAGCATGCTTGCCTCCGACGTAGTGCCTTCGCGTCTGGAGCGCACGAAGGTGCTTATAAGAACGGTACTGGACAACAGTTCCGGCAATCGTTACGGTTTGGTGGTATTTACTGATCTTGGTCTGGTGATGGTCCCTGTTACCGAGGATGTGCAATCTTTAGTGTCGGCGGTCGATGCTCTGAGCCCTGATTTGCTCTCTTCCGCCGGTACCAATATCGCGGCCGGTATTTCCGCTGCGGGCCAGGCGTTCCCTGAGGGAGAGAGGCGGCAGCGCCTAATTGTTGTTTTTTCCGATGGAGAAGAACATAGCGGTGACCCCAAAGAGATCACAGCCTCCTTACGGCGGGATCATCATATTACGACCAGTGTTATTGCTCTTGGGAGTGCGGATGGAGCGGCCGTTCCGGCTGCTGATGGTGGGGTCATGCAGGATGAAGAGGGAAATCCCGTACGCAGTAAGGTGAATACCATTCTCCTTCAGTCCGTTGCTGCGGCAGGAGAAGGGAGTTTCCTCGACGGCGGCGATGCCGATGCTCTGAAGCAATTGCGCAAGCTGCTTGGCTACAAACCGGATAGTGGTGTCCGCCTTACCAGAGACACCCTCTACCGTCCTTTTCTCGCCCTTGCCCTGCTTTTTCTTCTTTTACATGTTTTGGTGAGGATGGTACCATGGCGAAAAAAATAA
- a CDS encoding tetratricopeptide repeat protein, with translation MAKKIMRLVLLFSLLWLLTACDSPETHLAVLQGNYAFARGEYHEATFKYLQALDFERWKSRVHYNLGNVYHELGEDDAALQEWELAFSDQDKELSFRIAFNQGVLFFGQGHYQEAYDAFRRALTVHPASVDAKINLEHALRKISRKRQEQQTESPQAALPEAKGESERILDYVRRNESFTWSSAPEADHHKEEQQW, from the coding sequence ATGGCGAAAAAAATAATGCGGCTCGTTCTCCTCTTTTCGCTTCTCTGGCTTCTCACCGCTTGTGACAGCCCCGAGACCCACCTTGCCGTGCTTCAGGGAAATTATGCCTTTGCTCGGGGAGAGTATCACGAGGCGACCTTCAAATATCTGCAGGCATTGGATTTTGAGCGGTGGAAAAGTCGTGTTCACTACAACCTTGGGAATGTTTACCATGAGCTCGGTGAAGATGATGCAGCACTTCAGGAGTGGGAACTTGCTTTCTCCGATCAGGATAAAGAGCTTTCTTTTCGAATTGCCTTTAATCAGGGGGTCCTTTTCTTCGGCCAGGGCCACTATCAGGAGGCCTATGACGCTTTTCGTCGGGCTCTTACCGTTCATCCCGCTTCTGTTGATGCCAAAATAAACCTGGAACACGCCTTAAGGAAAATTTCCCGTAAACGCCAGGAACAGCAGACGGAAAGCCCCCAGGCCGCCTTACCTGAGGCAAAGGGAGAATCAGAGCGGATTCTCGACTATGTACGACGGAACGAGTCCTTCACCTGGAGTTCGGCTCCTGAGGCTGACCACCATAAGGAGGAGCAGCAGTGGTAG
- a CDS encoding tetratricopeptide repeat protein, translated as MVAHIEKRALLLLFFFLTGLFPLAALPPLSVTLEPNPVGVRDNTTLVVDLPLSSSAGVEAIAPEVPSGLSIWRGPYIRFYRGDDYAHQGVDHFVRISYTLRASRTGRMVIPSFRFLSEEGEYETSPLLLEVGLYRSGHLQIPFEPYWELGRQSVYAGETVPVTLKVPMQREVRLVDDVSVRPPREGFFEETGRVGAIDRSEIEGFSFYTLPAAGYLLTPERSGDLQIPSAFVTIDGIREQADALDLHVLPLPDSVAATGAVGSFAYKAAADKGPFQEGDRFFVTVTVSGKGNLPYLSVPEPILKGASLISSSEESEIDADADGFVGRRVVRFEFLVSGKGTIEISYPPFPFLIPSSGRVSTRYLSSSTIRVEDSEHFGTVEGETPFSFEPLPIAGFSVTNEDSYRNLRSYLWLLPGPLLFFVFLIFGRKKRSVATVSILFFFMSAAGAVDEVPPISDEKALAAYAAGDDEAAYQEYLLLLEISPDNPRLFYNCAVTAYRASHVGKAVFYARQAFRTHPSDGKMKELVQAIEKREGFGFQAPLPFSVHPDLFFFLLMLSINGAGFVAVFYLLHRKNLTFIVAVLLFTIGVASAIALGFSAADWGRHVVVAQADLPVLSIPDSGAGTSFVLREGEAVTLLGRSRDYLFIETGINTSGWVPLDQVLILGPMER; from the coding sequence GTGGTAGCTCATATAGAAAAAAGGGCACTCCTTCTTCTCTTTTTTTTCCTTACGGGTTTATTTCCCCTCGCTGCGCTTCCCCCGCTGTCGGTAACCCTCGAACCCAATCCCGTCGGTGTTCGGGATAATACGACCCTTGTTGTAGACCTGCCGCTCTCTTCCTCTGCCGGTGTCGAGGCCATCGCTCCCGAGGTTCCCTCCGGACTTTCCATCTGGCGTGGACCTTACATCCGTTTCTATCGCGGAGACGATTATGCACACCAGGGCGTGGATCATTTTGTGCGGATAAGCTATACGTTGCGCGCCTCTCGAACGGGACGAATGGTGATTCCCTCTTTTCGTTTTTTGTCGGAAGAGGGAGAGTACGAAACGTCGCCTCTTCTCCTTGAGGTCGGCCTTTACCGTTCCGGACACCTGCAAATACCTTTTGAGCCCTATTGGGAACTTGGCCGGCAGAGCGTATATGCCGGAGAAACCGTACCGGTTACCTTGAAGGTTCCCATGCAGAGGGAGGTTCGTCTTGTCGACGATGTTTCCGTTCGGCCTCCGCGAGAGGGATTTTTTGAAGAAACCGGCCGGGTTGGGGCAATCGATCGAAGCGAAATCGAGGGATTTTCATTTTATACATTGCCTGCCGCAGGCTATCTTTTGACGCCTGAACGTTCGGGGGATCTTCAAATTCCTTCCGCTTTTGTTACCATCGACGGGATACGGGAGCAGGCCGATGCCCTTGATCTCCATGTTCTTCCGCTGCCCGACTCTGTTGCCGCTACCGGTGCCGTGGGATCTTTTGCGTATAAAGCCGCCGCAGACAAAGGCCCTTTTCAGGAAGGTGATCGTTTTTTTGTAACGGTGACCGTTTCAGGGAAAGGTAATCTGCCTTATCTTTCGGTTCCTGAGCCGATTCTTAAGGGTGCCAGCTTAATCTCTTCAAGTGAGGAATCCGAGATAGATGCCGATGCCGATGGTTTTGTAGGTCGCCGTGTCGTTCGCTTTGAGTTTCTGGTTTCGGGAAAGGGTACTATTGAGATATCGTATCCTCCTTTTCCCTTCCTCATCCCCTCCTCTGGACGCGTTTCGACGCGATATCTTTCCTCTTCGACGATCAGGGTGGAGGATTCTGAACACTTCGGAACAGTGGAGGGTGAAACTCCCTTCAGTTTCGAGCCTCTTCCCATAGCCGGTTTTTCCGTGACCAATGAGGATTCATATCGTAATCTCCGAAGCTATCTCTGGTTGCTTCCTGGCCCACTTCTGTTTTTTGTTTTCTTGATTTTTGGGCGAAAGAAGCGTTCCGTCGCCACCGTTTCCATCCTATTCTTTTTCATGTCCGCAGCCGGAGCCGTCGATGAAGTTCCTCCTATATCGGATGAAAAAGCACTGGCTGCATATGCTGCCGGTGATGATGAGGCTGCGTATCAAGAATATCTTCTTTTACTCGAAATAAGTCCGGATAATCCGAGATTATTTTACAATTGTGCCGTTACCGCTTATAGAGCCTCCCATGTTGGCAAGGCAGTTTTTTATGCAAGACAGGCCTTTCGAACCCACCCTTCCGATGGAAAGATGAAAGAGCTGGTACAGGCAATCGAAAAGCGTGAGGGGTTTGGTTTCCAGGCTCCTCTGCCATTCTCTGTCCATCCTGATCTTTTCTTTTTCCTTTTGATGTTGTCGATAAATGGTGCCGGTTTTGTGGCTGTTTTTTATCTTCTTCATCGAAAAAACTTGACTTTCATTGTTGCAGTGTTACTTTTCACTATTGGGGTGGCTTCAGCCATTGCGCTTGGATTTTCGGCTGCCGATTGGGGTCGGCACGTTGTAGTGGCCCAGGCTGATCTTCCTGTTCTCTCGATTCCCGATTCGGGAGCGGGGACCTCATTCGTACTGAGGGAAGGCGAAGCTGTTACGCTTCTTGGTAGATCGAGGGACTATCTGTTCATCGAAACCGGTATTAATACCAGTGGGTGGGTCCCGCTGGATCAAGTGCTAATTCTTGGACCTATGGAGCGTTGA
- a CDS encoding Smr/MutS family protein produces the protein MDFGEILEKWEAGRKQQTISKQREPVDDSGFARQIERYLPEEADWEQVIGEKELSDIDPVLRRSTLRRIAPEAEIDLHGMTRDEAVTALDRFFREAASRDLQKVLIIHGKGNHSGRDGAVLPDVVREYLQYSPIAGESGQADRSLGGSGATWVILKE, from the coding sequence ATGGATTTCGGTGAGATACTGGAGAAGTGGGAAGCTGGCCGAAAACAGCAGACGATAAGCAAACAGAGAGAACCGGTAGATGATAGCGGCTTCGCACGGCAGATTGAGCGTTATCTCCCCGAAGAGGCCGATTGGGAGCAAGTAATCGGAGAGAAGGAATTATCCGATATCGATCCAGTTTTGCGTCGTTCCACTCTTCGCCGGATAGCCCCCGAGGCTGAAATCGACCTTCATGGAATGACCCGTGATGAGGCGGTGACCGCCCTTGACCGTTTTTTTCGTGAGGCAGCCAGCAGAGATCTGCAAAAGGTCCTCATTATTCACGGTAAGGGCAATCACTCCGGCAGAGACGGAGCAGTGCTTCCTGATGTTGTAAGGGAATACCTTCAATATTCACCCATTGCCGGTGAATCAGGACAAGCCGATCGTTCACTTGGTGGAAGCGGTGCAACCTGGGTTATTCTGAAGGAATAG
- the infA gene encoding translation initiation factor IF-1 yields MVAKEEAIEVEGIVKESLPNTMFRVELKNGHLILAHLSGKMRKHYIRIVPGDKVRVALSPYDLTRGRIIYRER; encoded by the coding sequence ATTGTGGCGAAAGAAGAAGCAATTGAAGTAGAAGGGATTGTAAAAGAATCCCTACCCAATACCATGTTCAGGGTCGAATTGAAAAATGGACACCTGATTCTCGCACATCTTTCCGGAAAAATGCGAAAACATTATATTAGAATAGTCCCCGGCGATAAAGTACGGGTGGCCCTCTCCCCTTACGACCTCACCAGAGGCAGGATCATCTACCGCGAACGGTAG